The following coding sequences are from one Prosthecobacter vanneervenii window:
- the leuD gene encoding 3-isopropylmalate dehydratase small subunit, translated as MALAKITQVAGRGVYVPGSDIDTDRIIPARFMKCVTFDGLGEFAFYDVRFDKDGKPTGHPLDDPRFKGANILLSGTNFGCGSSREHAPQALYRFGIRAVIAESFAEIFFGNCTTLGIPCVCASAADIKVLANEIERNPQLEVTIDVAAGKVFFEDQEFSITLPATAHEALTTGKWDPIAELLENKDAVHARLTALGFA; from the coding sequence ATGGCACTCGCAAAAATCACCCAAGTCGCCGGTCGTGGCGTTTACGTCCCCGGTTCTGACATCGACACCGACCGCATCATCCCGGCACGCTTCATGAAATGCGTGACGTTTGACGGCCTCGGCGAATTCGCCTTCTACGACGTGCGTTTCGACAAGGACGGCAAGCCCACCGGCCACCCGCTCGACGATCCCCGCTTCAAAGGCGCCAACATCCTCCTCTCCGGCACCAACTTCGGCTGCGGCAGCTCCCGCGAGCACGCCCCCCAGGCTCTCTACCGCTTCGGCATCCGCGCCGTCATCGCCGAAAGCTTCGCTGAAATCTTCTTTGGCAATTGCACCACCCTGGGCATCCCCTGCGTGTGCGCCAGCGCTGCGGACATCAAGGTCCTGGCCAATGAGATCGAGCGCAATCCGCAGCTCGAAGTCACCATCGACGTCGCCGCCGGCAAGGTCTTCTTTGAAGATCAGGAGTTTTCCATCACCCTGCCAGCCACCGCCCACGAGGCGCTGACCACTGGCAAGTGGGACCCCATCGCCGAGCTTCTGGAAAACAAGGACGCCGTGCATGCCCGCCTCACCGCGCTGGGTTTTGCGTGA